Proteins co-encoded in one Gimesia sp. genomic window:
- the amt gene encoding ammonium transporter, whose product MDLHQQIDIIWVLLCSIFVLFMQAGFCCLESGLSRSKNSIHVAIKNIVDVSLVGVLYWIFGFGLMFGTTTGGLIGTSHFPFINPGTNIFLSAFFLFQLMLCATAATIASGASAERMRFTAYLILAVVLGGVIYPVFGHWAWTSHFAGKAPGWLESLGFRDFSGSTVVHSIGAWAALASIMIIGPRTGRFDQDQEKTTRKFKGHNLTLATTGVFILWIGWFGFNGGSEFGFTAHVPQILINTFLASACGAITLLVWQFYQRKQIEIENILNGLLAALVASSASCDVVSPIAAAIIGIVAAIVMEAGSWFLEWRRLDDTIGVIPVHGFAGVWGTLAVALFIPAELLSRSRLELFCVQLLGCTICFIWCFSFCWVTLRVVSKFMRLRVTAEEEEIGLNMAEHGATTEMYDLLNSMEQHIQGDLAPIEDLDEHSDVGLIARQYNRVTQVRDQALKELEVRTDKLEQTRSELEVQAASLRQASLDAEAASRAKSEFLANMSHEIRTPMTAVLGYTDVLMEESWGRPGSIKLIEVIKRNGNYLLDLINDILDLSKIESGNLNIEKIPFSLIEKLQEVESLMQVRAELQEISFKLTFAGKIPKQIQSDPTRLKQILINLIGNAIKFTPDGGQVSVETSCLNPDSPEPLLQFKIIDTGIGMNAEQVAGLYQPFVQADSSTTRKFGGTGLGLAISKRLAKMLGGDLTCQSTPDVGTTFTLQIQIGESESLEFYNEPQDALAAAAHKPTPVMPKPVQAAARTCSVLLAEDGEDNQRLISMLLRKEGAEVKLAENGEIAVRYAMHALEQGQPFDVILMDMSMPVLDGYGATQKLREQGYKLPIIALTAHAMNGDREKCIAAGCTDYATKPVNREKLREIIETYQSLTDFSEPIELPC is encoded by the coding sequence ATGGATCTCCATCAGCAAATTGACATTATCTGGGTTCTGCTCTGCAGTATCTTTGTCCTGTTTATGCAGGCGGGATTCTGTTGTCTGGAATCGGGTCTCTCCCGCTCGAAAAACAGCATTCACGTGGCGATTAAGAATATCGTCGACGTAAGTCTGGTGGGGGTGCTGTACTGGATCTTCGGTTTTGGTCTGATGTTCGGTACCACGACAGGCGGTCTGATTGGAACTTCTCACTTCCCGTTTATCAATCCGGGAACGAATATCTTCCTGTCAGCGTTCTTTCTGTTTCAGTTGATGCTCTGTGCGACTGCAGCCACGATTGCTTCCGGAGCCTCCGCGGAACGAATGCGGTTTACCGCCTACCTGATTCTGGCAGTGGTCCTGGGGGGCGTTATTTATCCCGTATTCGGTCACTGGGCCTGGACGAGTCACTTTGCCGGGAAAGCACCCGGCTGGCTGGAGTCTCTGGGCTTTCGGGATTTCAGTGGATCGACGGTCGTGCATTCAATTGGTGCCTGGGCGGCACTGGCTTCGATCATGATTATCGGACCGCGGACCGGTCGCTTTGACCAGGACCAGGAAAAGACAACACGCAAATTCAAAGGTCATAATCTGACGCTGGCGACGACCGGGGTGTTTATCCTCTGGATCGGCTGGTTTGGATTCAACGGCGGTAGTGAATTCGGATTCACGGCGCATGTCCCCCAGATTCTGATCAACACATTCCTGGCATCGGCCTGCGGGGCGATCACCCTGCTCGTCTGGCAGTTTTATCAGCGGAAACAGATTGAAATTGAAAACATTCTGAACGGCCTGCTGGCGGCCCTGGTTGCCAGTAGTGCCAGCTGCGATGTTGTGTCTCCCATTGCGGCTGCGATCATTGGGATTGTCGCGGCGATCGTCATGGAAGCTGGCAGCTGGTTTCTGGAATGGCGTCGCCTGGATGATACGATTGGCGTGATTCCCGTACATGGCTTTGCCGGCGTCTGGGGAACACTGGCGGTGGCGCTGTTTATACCTGCGGAACTCTTGAGTCGTTCGCGGCTGGAGCTGTTCTGCGTGCAGCTGCTGGGCTGTACGATCTGCTTTATCTGGTGCTTCTCTTTCTGCTGGGTGACCCTGCGTGTTGTCAGTAAGTTCATGCGACTGCGTGTGACTGCTGAAGAGGAAGAGATCGGTCTGAATATGGCAGAGCATGGAGCGACCACCGAGATGTACGATCTGCTCAATTCCATGGAACAGCATATCCAGGGAGATTTGGCACCGATTGAAGATCTGGACGAACACAGCGACGTCGGTTTAATTGCCCGTCAATATAACCGGGTGACCCAGGTTCGGGACCAGGCGTTGAAAGAACTGGAGGTCCGCACGGACAAGCTGGAGCAGACCCGCAGTGAGCTGGAGGTGCAGGCAGCAAGTCTGCGTCAGGCTTCGCTGGATGCGGAAGCGGCTTCCCGTGCGAAGAGTGAATTCCTGGCGAATATGAGTCACGAAATCCGTACGCCGATGACGGCGGTGCTGGGTTACACCGATGTTTTGATGGAAGAGAGCTGGGGGCGTCCGGGCAGCATCAAGTTAATTGAAGTCATCAAACGCAACGGAAATTATCTGCTGGATCTGATCAATGATATTCTGGATCTCTCGAAAATCGAATCGGGAAATCTGAATATCGAAAAGATTCCCTTCTCGCTGATCGAAAAACTGCAGGAAGTAGAGTCGTTGATGCAGGTGCGTGCCGAACTACAGGAAATCAGCTTTAAACTGACATTTGCAGGCAAGATTCCTAAACAGATCCAGAGTGATCCCACCCGACTGAAACAGATTCTGATCAACCTCATCGGAAATGCGATCAAGTTTACTCCCGATGGGGGTCAGGTCTCGGTGGAAACATCGTGCCTGAATCCTGACTCGCCTGAACCTCTGCTGCAGTTCAAAATTATCGATACGGGTATCGGAATGAACGCGGAACAGGTTGCAGGATTGTACCAGCCTTTCGTCCAGGCCGATTCTTCCACGACTCGGAAATTCGGAGGAACCGGACTGGGGCTGGCCATCAGTAAGCGACTGGCAAAAATGCTGGGCGGTGATCTGACCTGCCAAAGCACTCCTGATGTCGGCACGACTTTCACGTTACAGATTCAGATTGGCGAATCAGAGTCTCTGGAATTTTACAATGAGCCACAGGACGCGCTCGCAGCCGCTGCACACAAACCTACTCCCGTGATGCCAAAACCGGTTCAGGCAGCGGCCCGCACCTGTTCTGTGCTGCTGGCTGAAGATGGCGAAGACAATCAGCGGCTGATTTCCATGCTGCTCAGAAAAGAGGGCGCTGAAGTCAAACTGGCTGAGAACGGTGAAATTGCGGTTCGCTATGCGATGCATGCCCTCGAACAGGGACAGCCCTTCGATGTGATTCTGATGGACATGTCGATGCCGGTGCTGGACGGATACGGCGCGACCCAAAAACTGCGCGAGCAAGGCTACAAGCTGCCCATTATTGCATTAACGGCTCACGCCATGAATGGGGACCGTGAAAAATGTATCGCAGCAGGCTGTACCGATTATGCCACCAAACCCGTCAATCGGGAGAAGCTTCGCGAGATCATCGAAACCTATCAGTCACTGACGGACTTTTCGGAGCCTATAGAGCTCCCCTGCTGA
- a CDS encoding methyltransferase, translating into MPFSLTYHSRQFQFETAVELFSPQNLDRGTEAMLSTVTFAPGERVLDLGCGWGVVGILAASVVGPENVVMTDIDARAVKVARQNAERNQIAGVTILQSDGLQDHRETDFDWILSNPPYHEDFAVAKQFIMKGFNRLKVGGRMVMVTRRRLWYQKKLTSIFGGAEVHEIDGYFVFHAEKRRDTYAKRKKRNR; encoded by the coding sequence ATGCCATTCTCCCTTACCTATCATAGTCGGCAGTTCCAGTTTGAAACTGCGGTGGAATTATTTTCTCCCCAGAATCTGGATCGGGGGACGGAAGCGATGCTCTCGACGGTGACATTTGCACCAGGAGAGCGGGTGCTGGATTTAGGTTGTGGCTGGGGCGTGGTGGGGATTCTGGCGGCTTCGGTTGTGGGGCCGGAGAATGTGGTGATGACGGACATCGATGCCCGGGCGGTCAAAGTGGCCCGACAGAACGCCGAACGGAATCAGATTGCGGGGGTGACGATTCTGCAGAGCGACGGCTTACAGGATCATCGCGAGACCGACTTCGACTGGATTCTCTCGAACCCGCCTTACCATGAGGATTTTGCGGTCGCCAAGCAGTTTATCATGAAGGGATTCAACCGGCTGAAGGTCGGCGGGCGGATGGTGATGGTCACACGACGACGGCTGTGGTACCAGAAGAAGCTGACGAGCATTTTCGGAGGGGCCGAAGTGCACGAGATTGACGGCTACTTTGTGTTTCACGCGGAGAAGCGACGCGACACGTATGCCAAACGCAAGAAGCGGAATCGCTGA
- the carB gene encoding carbamoyl-phosphate synthase large subunit, whose product MPRRDDIKKILIIGSGPIVIGQACEFDYSGTQACKALREDGYEVVLVNSNPATIMTDPETAHRTYIEPITWQYIQKVIEIEKPDALLPTLGGQTGLNAAMDLARRGILDQLGVELIGAREEVIAKAESRDQFKEAMTKIGLDCPRSAVVHNMEEANAAVKDIGLPIIIRASYTLGGTGGGVAYNREEFVEKVRSGLALSPVNEVLLEESILGWKEYEMEVMRDQADNVVIICSIENFDPMGVHTGDSITVAPAQTLTDKEYQRMRDATIACIREIGVETGGSNVQFAINPDTGRMTIIEMNPRVSRSSALASKATGFPIAKIAAKLAVGYRLDEIRNDITRETLACFEPTIDYVVTKIPRWTFEKFPDADPVLTVQMKSVGETMSIGRTFKESLQKALRGLEIGHFGLGGGNKDLWGTPKQPARDLIQSKLSIPNDERLFYLRYAFKSGMSVEEVHELSDIDPWFLNHIRQLVEFEDKIRAVSRLEDLDYAFMKQAKQHGYSDKQLAFWLDSTEMDVRQYRKSLGIEATFKQVDTCAAEFEAYTPYFYSTYEDENETPGNPDHKRRIMILGGGPNRIGQGIEFDYCCCQASFALQELGIESIMVNSNPETVSTDYDTSDHLFFEPLTTEDVLNICDRMQPDGVIVQFGGQTPLNLARGLEAAGINIIGTSPEMIDAAEDRERFQAILEKLELHQPPNGIATNIESARNVARKISYPILVRPSYVLGGRAMEICYDEESLVRYMNEAVSASPDHPVLVDQFLEDAIEVDVDAISDGITTLVGGVMEHIEEAGVHSGDSACVLPPHSLPDSVIDEIKRATHALARELKVKGLMNIQFAVKKTEDDYIVYILEVNPRASRTSPFVSKATGLPLPKIAAKVMAGVSLLEQNVTKEPKPRHTSVKESVFPFSRFLGVDIILGPEMRSTGEVMGISDGFAMAFAKSQLAANTSLPSEGTVFISMADLYKDMIIDPARRLIDLGFKIVSTSGTARVLREAGLEVSTVKKLKEGRPNLLDMMANQEVQFIFNTPSGKGSRTDEGKIRSASVSYGVTCVTTIPGCLAVVKALEALAEDATPQVRALQDWMADL is encoded by the coding sequence GTGCCTAGACGCGACGACATTAAGAAGATTTTGATTATTGGCTCCGGTCCGATTGTCATCGGGCAGGCATGTGAATTTGACTATTCGGGAACGCAGGCCTGTAAGGCCCTCCGCGAAGATGGTTATGAAGTGGTGCTGGTCAACTCCAACCCTGCGACCATCATGACCGACCCGGAAACCGCTCACCGCACCTACATCGAACCGATTACCTGGCAGTACATCCAGAAAGTAATCGAAATCGAAAAGCCGGACGCACTGCTCCCCACGCTGGGGGGACAGACCGGACTGAACGCAGCCATGGACCTCGCCCGCCGCGGGATCCTTGATCAGCTGGGCGTCGAACTCATCGGTGCCCGCGAAGAGGTCATCGCCAAAGCGGAAAGCCGCGATCAGTTCAAAGAAGCCATGACCAAAATCGGCCTCGACTGCCCCCGCAGTGCCGTGGTCCACAACATGGAAGAAGCCAATGCCGCGGTCAAAGATATCGGCCTGCCGATCATCATCCGCGCCAGTTACACCCTCGGTGGTACCGGCGGTGGGGTGGCTTACAACCGTGAAGAGTTCGTAGAAAAAGTCCGCAGCGGTCTGGCACTGTCCCCCGTGAACGAAGTTCTGCTGGAAGAATCCATCCTCGGCTGGAAAGAGTACGAGATGGAGGTCATGCGGGACCAGGCCGACAACGTCGTCATCATCTGCTCGATCGAAAACTTCGATCCCATGGGTGTGCACACCGGCGACTCGATCACCGTCGCCCCCGCTCAGACGCTGACTGACAAAGAATACCAGCGGATGCGTGATGCGACCATCGCCTGTATCCGCGAGATCGGCGTCGAGACCGGCGGGTCCAACGTGCAGTTCGCCATCAATCCCGATACGGGCCGCATGACGATCATCGAAATGAACCCCCGCGTCAGCCGCTCCAGTGCACTCGCCTCCAAAGCGACCGGCTTCCCGATTGCCAAAATCGCAGCCAAGCTGGCCGTCGGCTATCGCCTCGATGAAATCCGCAACGACATCACCCGGGAAACGCTCGCCTGCTTCGAGCCGACCATCGATTACGTCGTCACCAAGATCCCCCGCTGGACATTCGAAAAATTCCCCGATGCCGACCCGGTCCTCACCGTGCAGATGAAATCGGTAGGCGAAACCATGTCCATCGGCCGTACCTTCAAAGAGTCGCTCCAGAAAGCACTCCGCGGCCTGGAAATCGGTCACTTCGGGCTGGGTGGCGGTAACAAGGATCTCTGGGGCACACCCAAGCAACCCGCGCGGGACCTGATTCAGTCCAAGCTGTCGATCCCCAACGACGAGCGACTGTTCTACCTGCGTTACGCATTCAAATCCGGCATGAGCGTGGAAGAAGTCCACGAACTCAGCGACATCGATCCCTGGTTCCTGAACCACATCCGTCAGCTCGTGGAATTCGAAGACAAAATCCGCGCTGTCTCCCGCCTGGAAGACCTGGACTATGCCTTCATGAAACAGGCCAAGCAGCACGGCTACTCCGACAAGCAGCTTGCCTTCTGGCTCGACTCCACCGAAATGGATGTCCGCCAGTACCGCAAGAGCCTGGGTATCGAAGCCACCTTCAAACAGGTCGATACCTGTGCTGCCGAGTTCGAAGCCTACACACCTTACTTCTACTCGACCTACGAAGATGAAAACGAAACGCCGGGCAATCCCGATCACAAACGCCGTATCATGATTCTCGGCGGCGGACCCAACCGCATCGGGCAGGGGATTGAATTCGATTACTGCTGCTGCCAGGCTTCGTTTGCCCTGCAGGAACTGGGCATCGAAAGTATCATGGTCAACTCGAACCCCGAAACGGTCTCGACCGACTATGACACCTCCGATCACCTGTTCTTCGAACCTCTGACCACCGAGGATGTGCTCAACATCTGCGATCGTATGCAGCCGGATGGCGTCATCGTGCAGTTCGGCGGACAGACTCCGCTTAACCTCGCCCGGGGACTCGAAGCCGCTGGCATCAACATCATCGGTACCAGCCCCGAAATGATCGATGCTGCCGAAGACCGCGAACGCTTCCAGGCAATTCTTGAGAAGCTCGAACTGCATCAGCCTCCGAACGGCATCGCCACGAATATCGAGAGCGCCCGCAACGTCGCCCGCAAAATCAGCTACCCGATTCTGGTTCGCCCCAGCTACGTGCTCGGCGGTCGGGCCATGGAAATCTGCTACGACGAAGAATCGCTGGTCCGCTACATGAACGAAGCGGTCAGTGCCTCTCCAGACCATCCGGTCCTCGTCGATCAGTTCCTCGAAGACGCGATCGAAGTCGATGTCGACGCCATCTCCGACGGCATTACTACGCTGGTCGGGGGCGTGATGGAACACATCGAAGAAGCCGGCGTGCACTCCGGTGACTCGGCCTGTGTCCTGCCGCCTCACTCGCTCCCCGATTCCGTCATCGACGAAATCAAACGGGCCACGCATGCTCTCGCTCGCGAACTCAAGGTCAAAGGCCTGATGAATATCCAGTTCGCGGTGAAGAAGACAGAAGACGATTACATCGTCTACATCCTCGAGGTCAACCCGCGTGCCAGCCGGACGTCGCCGTTCGTCTCCAAGGCCACCGGGCTTCCACTGCCCAAAATCGCCGCCAAGGTCATGGCGGGCGTCTCGCTGCTGGAACAGAACGTGACCAAAGAACCGAAACCCAGACACACCTCGGTCAAAGAGAGTGTCTTCCCCTTCTCCCGCTTCCTGGGCGTCGACATCATCCTCGGCCCCGAAATGCGGTCCACCGGGGAAGTCATGGGAATCTCGGATGGCTTCGCGATGGCCTTCGCCAAGAGCCAGCTCGCAGCAAATACCAGCCTGCCCTCCGAAGGCACCGTCTTCATCAGTATGGCTGACCTCTACAAAGACATGATCATCGATCCCGCACGACGGCTGATCGACCTCGGCTTCAAGATCGTCTCGACCTCCGGCACTGCCCGCGTTCTTCGCGAAGCTGGCCTCGAAGTCTCGACCGTCAAGAAGCTCAAAGAAGGTCGTCCCAACCTGCTGGACATGATGGCCAACCAGGAAGTCCAGTTCATCTTCAACACGCCCAGCGGCAAAGGCTCGCGGACGGACGAAGGCAAAATCCGCTCCGCATCGGTTTCGTATGGCGTGACCTGTGTCACCACAATCCCCGGCTGCCTTGCGGTTGTCAAAGCCCTCGAAGCACTCGCCGAAGATGCCACTCCCCAGGTCCGTGCTCTGCAGGACTGGATGGCCGATCTCTAA